The Metabacillus schmidteae genome has a segment encoding these proteins:
- a CDS encoding M20/M25/M40 family metallo-hydrolase — MINKERLLDEFLELVQIDSETKFETEIAKVLKQKFTDLGLNVIEDDSMKTTGHGAGNLICTLEATAENVDTIYFTSHMDTVVPGKGIKPSIKDGYVVTDGTTILGADDKAGLAAMLEAIKTLKEQSVAHGKIEFVITAGEESGLVGAKALDPSLMTAKYGYALDSDGKVGTIIVAAPTQAKVKATIYGKTAHAGVAPEKGVSAITIAAKAIAKMPLGRIDHETTANIGRFEGGTQTNIVCDLVHILAEARSLIPEKMEAQVKKMKDAFESVASEMGGKAEVEVDVMYPGFKFGDGDHVVEVAKRAAAKIGRQSELQTSGGGSDANVIAGNGVPTVNLAVGYEEIHTTNEKMPIEELEKTAELVLAIIQEVAQQ; from the coding sequence ATGATTAATAAAGAACGCTTACTTGATGAGTTTTTAGAACTCGTTCAAATTGATTCAGAAACAAAATTTGAAACAGAAATTGCAAAAGTACTAAAGCAAAAATTTACAGATCTAGGTTTAAACGTAATTGAAGATGACTCCATGAAAACAACTGGTCATGGAGCTGGAAACTTGATCTGTACTCTCGAAGCAACAGCAGAAAATGTTGATACCATTTATTTTACTTCTCACATGGACACGGTTGTTCCGGGTAAAGGAATTAAACCAAGTATTAAAGATGGGTATGTAGTGACAGATGGAACGACGATTCTTGGTGCAGATGATAAGGCTGGTTTAGCGGCAATGCTTGAGGCGATTAAAACCCTGAAGGAGCAAAGTGTTGCTCATGGAAAAATTGAATTTGTAATTACTGCTGGTGAAGAGTCAGGTCTAGTAGGTGCAAAGGCGTTAGATCCTAGTTTAATGACTGCTAAATACGGATATGCTCTGGATAGTGATGGTAAAGTTGGTACAATCATTGTGGCTGCTCCAACTCAAGCAAAAGTGAAAGCGACCATTTATGGAAAAACAGCGCATGCTGGTGTAGCACCGGAAAAAGGTGTATCTGCCATTACTATTGCGGCAAAGGCGATTGCAAAAATGCCTCTAGGTAGAATTGATCATGAAACAACAGCAAACATTGGTCGTTTCGAGGGTGGAACGCAGACTAACATTGTTTGTGATCTTGTTCATATTTTGGCTGAAGCTAGATCTCTTATCCCGGAAAAAATGGAAGCACAAGTGAAAAAAATGAAAGATGCATTTGAAAGTGTTGCTTCTGAAATGGGAGGAAAAGCTGAAGTAGAAGTAGACGTCATGTACCCTGGTTTCAAATTTGGTGATGGCGACCATGTAGTTGAAGTGGCGAAGAGAGCTGCGGCCAAAATTGGACGTCAAAGCGAGCTTCAAACAAGCGGTGGCGGTAGTGATGCAAATGTCATTGCAGGAAATGGAGTACCTACTGTCAATTTAGCGGTTGGGTATGAAGAAATTCATACAACAAATGAGAAGATGCCGATTGAAGAGCTGGAAAAAACAGCTGAGTTGGTTTTAGCAATTATTCAAGAAGTTGCACAACAGTAA
- a CDS encoding acyl-CoA carboxylase subunit beta, which translates to MNHDIYDKINELYDRRREVELGGGDKKVEKQHEKGKLTARERIDLLLDEGSFVEINPFIEHRCNDFGLSSKKGPGDGVVTGFGKVHGRPVYLFSQDFTVFGGALGEMHAKKIAAVMDLAAKNGTPFIGLNDSGGARIQEGVVSLDGYGQIFYRNTIYSGVIPQISVILGPCAGGAVYSPAITDFVFMVEKTSQMFITGPKVIETVTGEKISSEDLGGATVHNTISGNAHFSGETEKEVLNQVRNLLCYLPQNNEQKPPVSQYNGESDYRPDLTEVIPFDTVRPYDVRLVVEQVVDKDSFFEIHKNFAKNIVIGLARIKGEVVGLVCNQPKYMAGGLDIDSSDKAARFIRFCDSFQIPLITFEDVTGFFPGVKQEHGGIIRHGAKILYAYSEATVPKLTIILRKAYGGAYVALNSKSIGADLVFAWPNAEIAVMGPQGAANIIFAKEIEESANPEQTRAQKIEEYRQKFANPYVAASQGMVDDVIDPRETRIKIIQALDMLKTKKESRPTKKHGNIPL; encoded by the coding sequence ATGAATCATGATATTTATGACAAGATAAATGAATTATACGATAGAAGACGTGAAGTGGAACTTGGCGGTGGGGATAAAAAAGTAGAAAAACAACACGAAAAGGGAAAACTAACGGCTAGAGAGAGAATTGATCTATTACTTGATGAAGGATCATTCGTTGAAATCAATCCATTTATTGAGCATAGGTGCAATGACTTTGGACTTTCCTCTAAAAAAGGTCCTGGTGATGGAGTTGTTACAGGATTCGGTAAAGTACATGGAAGGCCAGTATATTTATTTTCTCAGGATTTTACCGTTTTTGGAGGAGCATTGGGTGAAATGCATGCAAAGAAGATTGCTGCTGTCATGGATCTAGCTGCAAAAAACGGCACACCTTTTATTGGACTCAACGACTCAGGCGGTGCGAGAATACAGGAAGGTGTGGTATCATTAGATGGTTACGGACAAATTTTTTACAGAAACACGATCTACTCAGGTGTGATTCCTCAAATTTCTGTCATTCTTGGGCCATGTGCTGGCGGAGCGGTCTACTCACCCGCAATTACAGATTTTGTGTTTATGGTGGAAAAGACAAGTCAGATGTTTATTACAGGACCAAAAGTGATTGAAACTGTAACAGGTGAAAAGATAAGCTCCGAGGATTTAGGAGGAGCTACTGTACATAATACAATAAGTGGTAATGCTCATTTTTCTGGAGAAACTGAAAAGGAAGTACTAAACCAAGTACGGAATTTATTATGTTATTTACCACAAAATAATGAACAAAAACCACCAGTCTCTCAATATAATGGGGAATCAGATTATCGCCCTGATTTAACAGAGGTTATTCCTTTTGACACTGTTCGTCCTTACGATGTTCGACTCGTAGTTGAACAGGTTGTTGATAAAGACTCTTTTTTTGAAATACATAAAAACTTTGCCAAAAACATCGTAATTGGATTAGCGAGAATAAAGGGAGAGGTAGTGGGACTTGTTTGTAATCAGCCAAAATATATGGCAGGTGGACTAGATATTGACTCATCTGATAAAGCAGCCAGGTTTATTCGCTTCTGTGATTCGTTTCAAATTCCACTCATAACATTTGAAGATGTCACTGGTTTCTTTCCGGGTGTCAAACAGGAACATGGCGGTATTATCCGACATGGTGCAAAGATTTTATATGCATACTCTGAAGCGACAGTTCCCAAGTTAACGATTATCTTACGTAAAGCTTATGGGGGTGCATACGTTGCATTGAATAGTAAATCAATAGGAGCAGATCTTGTTTTTGCTTGGCCAAATGCAGAGATAGCGGTAATGGGACCACAAGGAGCAGCTAATATTATATTTGCAAAGGAAATTGAAGAAAGTGCTAATCCTGAACAAACGAGAGCGCAAAAAATTGAGGAATATCGTCAAAAGTTTGCAAATCCATATGTTGCGGCAAGTCAAGGAATGGTCGATGATGTTATTGATCCGCGAGAAACCCGAATTAAGATTATTCAGGCACTTGACATGTTAAAAACCAAAAAAGAAAGTAGACCAACAAAGAAGCATGGGAATATTCCCCTTTAA